In the Corynebacterium jeikeium genome, GTTCAGAACCTCCAGGGCGGACACGTTGACCTCGATGCCGCCAGAGGCCAGGTTCGGGTTCTCGGATCCCTCCGGGCGAGCCTCGACCACGCCGGTTACCTTCAGGCAGTACTCGCTGCGCAGGTCGTGCGCACGCTCCGCCACCTCGGACTCGCGGAAGACGACTTGTGCCACGCCGCTGCGGTCGCGCAGGTCGATGAAAATGACGCCACCGTGGTCGCGTCGACGACCAACCCAGCCGGTCAGAGTCACTTCATCACCGATATTGTCTGGGCGTAGTTCGCCCGCAAGGTGTGTGCGCAGCACGTTCCTATAGTCCTTCCTCGATTTTTAGTCTTTTCGGCCTTACAGCTTACCTTGTCCGCAATGGGGTGTATACGTCGCCCGGGTATGGCACGATTCACTTGTGACTTTTAACAACAATCTGAACAACTATTCCGATCGTGGGCAGCGCGGAGGCACGGGATCCGGCGGGGGCGGATTCGGCTTCGGCGGTGGGGGTGGCAATCAGGGTGGAGGCGGCGGCTTGTTCACCGGCCTGCTTTTTGGCGCCCTCGCCCGCCGCTTCGGCATTCCCGGAATCATCGTTGCCGCTGTTCTCGTGTTCCTCTTCAACGGTGGATTGGGAATGCTGAGCGGGAACAACAGCGCGGATCAACGTGCGGGCGTCAGCAACAGTCGCACGGGCGAAGGCTTCGAGCACTGCAAGACTGCCGAGGACGCCAACAACAATGACGATTGCCGTGTATTGGCCACGGCGAAGTCGGTCGACCAGTTCTGGAGCTCGGCTCTGCCCGAGGAGGCTGGCAAGAAGTACAGCGAGCCGGGCCTGGTGCTCGCCGAGGGGCAGACCAGCACCCGCTGTGGCTCTGCGAACCTCGCTAGCACCGGCCCGTTCTATTGCCCCGGCGACGAGACGGTCTACATGTCCGTCCCATTCTTCGACGAGCTGAAGCAAATGGGTGGATCCAACGGCCCATTCGCGCAGATGTATGTCACCGCCCACGAGTTCGGCCACCACATTCAGAACCTGGAGGGCACCCTGGGTTTGAGCGATTACGATAGCCCTGGCGAGGATTCCAACGCGGTGAAAATGGAGGTCCAGGCCGACTGCTACGCCGGAGTGTGGGCCCAAAACGCCGACAAGGGCGAGGACGCTCTGTTGGAGCCCCTCACCCAGGAGCAGGTCGAGCAGGCCATCACTACTGCTCGTTCTATTGGCGATGACGCCATCCAGTCCAGCGCCGGACAAGAAGTAAATCCTGACAAGTGGACCCACGGGTCTTCCGAAATGCGCGTGGACTGGTTCATGCGCGGCTACCAAGGCGGCACCATGAAGTCCTGCCACCAGGACTTCCAGCGCTAAGCCCCGCGCACGTAGCCCCGCGGCGCCCCGCCTGCAGCGCTCTTAACGCTGCGGTGGCAGGTACGGGCGCAGCCAGTTCGGCACTGCGCCGGCCGGGATCAGGTGGTTCACCCATCCCCACAGGCCCGCACCGGCGGCGCCCAGGCCGATGATGCCCAGAATGATCGTGGTGATGATGCCTGCCTTAGCGGAGCCGCTGAGCTCCGTCTTGGAACCACCCAAGGACCCGGTGGAACCAGTGGAACCTGAGGAGCCGCCCGGCTTGTCCGGGTTGGTCGAGTCGTCAGGGTCCGGCCCCGGCTGCGGACCCGCGCCCGGGGCGTTGAAGCCCACCTTGATCGGGTCGTGGTCCGAGGCACGGAACACGTTCGGCTCGTAGAAGTCCACCACGTTGTAGTTGCGGCGAGAGTACTCGAAGGCAACTGACTCGTCGGCGTTGATGTCCCACACGTCCGCGCCGGTGGCCATCTCAGTGGCCTTCTCGTTGGCTAGGACGTGGTCCAGGGAGCCCACTCGGCCACCGAATTGGTAGGAATGACCGGCGTCGAACTTGGTCTCGAGGTTGGTGTAGCCGGCCTCCTCAATGATGCGGATGGCATCTTCCTTCGCATAGGCGTTGAAGTCGCCCAGGATGAACTGCGGCTTGTCCTTGAAGTCCGCGTCTTCGCTCAGCCACTTCACGAGCTGGCTGGACATTTCTGCGCGCAGCTTTGCGTTGTTGCCCTGGCCGTCGCCCGTATCCGCGTCGCCGCGAGCCACGCTGCCCTTGGACTTGTAGTGGTTCACGACGGCGACGAAAGCCTGCTCGTCCTTCGCACCCTTGTTCTTGAACTGCTGCGCCAGCGGCTGGCGAGCGATCTGGTCGAAAGCCTCTACGTCGAGGATCTTGGACTCCCCGACCGGCTCGACCTTGTCCGGCTGGTAGATGAAGGCCGTGCGGATGACATCCTCGTTCTTGGCGACTGTGGCCGGGCTCTTAACGTACTCCCACTTGCCACCGGCCGCGTTGAGCTCGTCGACCAGGTGCTTCAGCGCTGCGTCGCGGTCCTTGCCGAACTTGGCTGAGTTCTGGATCTCCTCCAGGCCCAGGACCGAAACATCCAGGGTGTTGATCGCCTTGACGATCTTGGCCTGCTGATCCTTGAACGCCTGCTCGGAGTAGGCACCGCGAACGTCGCACTTGTCGGCGGTAACAGGGTTCCCCTCGCGATCCTTGTAGGAGCCGCAGTTGCCTTGATCCTGACCCAGATCGGTGAAGTAGTTCAGAACGTTGAAGCTGGCGATGGAGTGGCTGCCGCCGACCTCTTCGGGGCCGTTCTCCTCGGCCGGACGGGAGTCCTCCCAGCTGATCGGCAGATCCGCCTGCGCGGTATCGCCCGTGATCTGGGAGGTGGGCTGCAGGGACCACTTGTTGAAGCCATAGGACAGCACCGTGGGCTGGGAGAAGCTCACCTGGTCGCCGGTGCGCAGAGACTTGATGCCCTCGGCGGTCTTCAGGTAGGGCTGCGGGGTGTTCTGCGCATCCTTGTTGCGGAAGAAGTTCAACGTAGCGCCATCGTCGAGGGTGACGACGCGCTTGGCGTTCCCGGCCTCATAGTCCTGGGCTTCCTTCCCCGGTGCCACCTTGGAGGTCGCCTGGTACAGCGGCTCGTTTCCCTCCACGAGATCTACGGAACCGTA is a window encoding:
- a CDS encoding neutral zinc metallopeptidase, with the translated sequence MTFNNNLNNYSDRGQRGGTGSGGGGFGFGGGGGNQGGGGGLFTGLLFGALARRFGIPGIIVAAVLVFLFNGGLGMLSGNNSADQRAGVSNSRTGEGFEHCKTAEDANNNDDCRVLATAKSVDQFWSSALPEEAGKKYSEPGLVLAEGQTSTRCGSANLASTGPFYCPGDETVYMSVPFFDELKQMGGSNGPFAQMYVTAHEFGHHIQNLEGTLGLSDYDSPGEDSNAVKMEVQADCYAGVWAQNADKGEDALLEPLTQEQVEQAITTARSIGDDAIQSSAGQEVNPDKWTHGSSEMRVDWFMRGYQGGTMKSCHQDFQR
- a CDS encoding ExeM/NucH family extracellular endonuclease, which produces MKARFKTITSVATFSALALGTNVLTVPTALASPLGDNVVISAVYGGGGNKGATLKNDYVELFNPTDKPINLDGWTVQYLSASGNNIGKPIALSGTIQPKGFYLIKGAEGKGGTQDFVADANGDDLTMGGTNGTVVLSDSSEEWAAGNPAIDIVGYGNAQVNETAGTAALSNTTAAARNDEGKDTDDNSADFTVGDPKPRYSGGDALDPNTETPENPEQPENPKQPGEPEQPGDAEEHKISDIQGTGEKSPLVDKQVKTAGWVTASYPSGGLNGFVIQEGGATQLRKAGEASQAVFVYTGKGGTPADLGKCVVVTGTVGEHYGSTQLGSAKYTESGNPSADCGEKPEPITEAVPLDEETREANEHMMFQPSATYTVTNNYELNQYGSVDLVEGNEPLYQATSKVAPGKEAQDYEAGNAKRVVTLDDGATLNFFRNKDAQNTPQPYLKTAEGIKSLRTGDQVSFSQPTVLSYGFNKWSLQPTSQITGDTAQADLPISWEDSRPAEENGPEEVGGSHSIASFNVLNYFTDLGQDQGNCGSYKDREGNPVTADKCDVRGAYSEQAFKDQQAKIVKAINTLDVSVLGLEEIQNSAKFGKDRDAALKHLVDELNAAGGKWEYVKSPATVAKNEDVIRTAFIYQPDKVEPVGESKILDVEAFDQIARQPLAQQFKNKGAKDEQAFVAVVNHYKSKGSVARGDADTGDGQGNNAKLRAEMSSQLVKWLSEDADFKDKPQFILGDFNAYAKEDAIRIIEEAGYTNLETKFDAGHSYQFGGRVGSLDHVLANEKATEMATGADVWDINADESVAFEYSRRNYNVVDFYEPNVFRASDHDPIKVGFNAPGAGPQPGPDPDDSTNPDKPGGSSGSTGSTGSLGGSKTELSGSAKAGIITTIILGIIGLGAAGAGLWGWVNHLIPAGAVPNWLRPYLPPQR